The Lytechinus pictus isolate F3 Inbred chromosome 15, Lp3.0, whole genome shotgun sequence genome contains a region encoding:
- the LOC129277207 gene encoding gamma-butyrobetaine dioxygenase-like, producing the protein MNLETKIQDAFLSDDCQILSVEWADGHHGNFPTGWLRGHRFDQSQSGTYPRGISLLLLGVLSIVTAPPVTIDNPPWPGPWSQSDPIADLRPRLWGHDVMATADFSFFDFDEVMENDDALYEWLKVLYGLGMAVLKNAPVETGQHFRLQNRLGYESPTPISSGIVNQVKLNQKSDHPAYSENTLQLHNDMTYYNQAKGYQSFHCIKQATGEGGESLLVDAFNVAEELRHQNQEAFEMLTRIPWEFKLLMGTNYHSARREAIRLNNKGEVCQVTISDICRAAMLRIPPEDVYNAYVALQEFTRMLYHPDYVAQYMLAPGKKLLPCRNIFSLIFIFLRHRITSFSKFLSSA; encoded by the exons ATGAATTTAGAG ACGAAAATTCAGGATGCATTCCTTTCCGATGACTGTCAGATCTTGTCTGTGGAGTGGGCCGATGGTCATCATGGCAACTTCCCAACCGGATGGCTTCGTGGTCATCGCTTTGACCAGTCTCAGTCAGGGACCTATCCACGGGGGATtagtctattgttactgggggtgctgagcattgtcacagcacccccagtaacaatagataatcctccgtggccaggtccatgGTCTCAGTCTGACCCTATCGCGGACCTCCGTCCTCGACTCTGGGGTCATGACGTTATGGCGACAGCGGACTTCAGCTTTTTCGATTTTGACGAAGTGATGGAGAACGACGACGCCCTCTACGAGTGGCTTAAAGTGCTCTACGGTCTCGGAATGGCTGTTCTTAAGAATGCACCTGTTGAAACGGGTCAGCACTTCCGCCTCCAGAACAGACTCGGATACGAGTCTCCCACTCCAATATCATCGGG AATAGTCAATCAAGTGAAGCTCAACCAAAAATCTGATCACCCAGCATACTCCGAAAACACCCTTCAGCTCCACAACGATATGACGTACTACAACCAAGCAAAAGGA TATCAGTCGTTCCACTGCATCAAGCAAGCGACTGGAGAAGGCGGGGAAAGCCTGCTGGTTGATGCGTTCAATGTGGCCGAGGAACTCAGACATCAGAACCAAGAAGCCTTCGAGATGCTAACAAGGATTCCGTGGGAATTCAAGCTCTTAATGGGCACCAACTACCATAGCGCCCGTCGAGAAGCTATCAG ACTTAACAATAAGGGTGAGGTGTGTCAAGTCACGATTAGCGATATATGTAGAGCAGCCATGCTACGGATACCGCCAGAAGACGTCTACAACGCCTATGTGGCCCTGCAGGAATTCACCCGAATGCTTTATCATCCAGACTACGTGGCTCAATACATGCTAGCACCAGGTAAAAAACTTTTACCTtgcagaaatatttttagtctcatattcatatttttaagacATCGGATCACctcattttcaaagttcttGTCTTCCGCGTGA